The Oscillatoria salina IIICB1 region TAGTCAAGGTTAGGCATAGAGAGAACAGGCTCATTAGTGCGATCGATACCTCGTTCAAAACCAGCAGCCGCAGCACGAGCGCGACCTGCGTGCCAGAAGTGACCGACCAAGAAGAAGAACGCCAAAACAAAGTGAGAAGTAGCTAACCAAGCACGAGGATTAACGTAGTTAAACGAATTAGGCTCAGTAATAATACCACCCACAGAATTGAGCGAACCGTTAGGAGCATGAGTCATGTACTCAGCCGCACGGCGCAATTGCCAAGGTTGAATATCATTTCTTAGCTTGTCAATATCCAAACCATTTGGACCGCGTAAAGGTTCTAGCCAAGGACCGCGGAAGTCCCAGAAACGCATAGTTTCACCACCGAAGATAATTTCACCAGTGGGAGAGCGCATCAGATACTTACCTAAACCAGTGGGACCTTGGGTAGAAGCAATATTCGCACCCAAAGCTTGGTCTCGTGCTAAGAAGACAAAAGATTGAGCTTGAGAAGCTTCTGCATTAGTCGGACCATAAAACTCACTCGGATAAGCGGTGTTATTGAACCAAACATAGAAAGAAGCAATGAAGCCCATTAAGGACAGAGCGCCCAAGCTATAAGAAAGATAAGCTTCACCAGACCAGATGAAAGCGCGACGCGCCCAACCAAAAGGCTTGGTAAGAATATGGAAAATACCGCCAGCGATGCACAACAGACCAATCCAGATGTGACCGCCAATAATATCTTCCATATTGTTAACGCTGACAATCGAGCCATCGCCACCAAAAGGAGACTTCAGCAAGTAACCAAAGATTACCGCCGGATTCAACGTTGGATTGCTAATAATCCGCACATCACCGCCACCTGGTGCCCAAGTGTCGTATACGCCGCCAAAGAAAGTGGCTTTAAACACCAGTAGCAATGCACCGATTCCCAAAATAATCAAGTGGAAACCGATAATACTGGTCATTTTGTCTTTATCTTTCCAGTCGTAACCGAAGAAAGAAGAATATTCTTCTAATACTTCCGGACCGCGTACCGCGTGATAAATACCTCCCAAACCGAGAACGGCGGAAGAAATCAAGTGCAATACGCCAACGACAAAATAAGGGAATGTATCGATTACTTCGCCACCAGGACCTACACCCCAACCGAGGGTAGCCAGGTGAGGAATCAAAATTAAGCCTTGTTCGTACATAGGCTTTTCTGGGATAAAGTGAGCGACTTCAAACAAAGTCATCGCACCAGCCCAGAAGACAATCAAGCCAGCGTGAGCGACGTGAGCGCCCAAAAGCTTACCAG contains the following coding sequences:
- the psbC gene encoding photosystem II reaction center protein CP43, which gives rise to MVTLSNSTMVAGAGRDQESSGFAWWAGNARLINLSGKLLGAHVAHAGLIVFWAGAMTLFEVAHFIPEKPMYEQGLILIPHLATLGWGVGPGGEVIDTFPYFVVGVLHLISSAVLGLGGIYHAVRGPEVLEEYSSFFGYDWKDKDKMTSIIGFHLIILGIGALLLVFKATFFGGVYDTWAPGGGDVRIISNPTLNPAVIFGYLLKSPFGGDGSIVSVNNMEDIIGGHIWIGLLCIAGGIFHILTKPFGWARRAFIWSGEAYLSYSLGALSLMGFIASFYVWFNNTAYPSEFYGPTNAEASQAQSFVFLARDQALGANIASTQGPTGLGKYLMRSPTGEIIFGGETMRFWDFRGPWLEPLRGPNGLDIDKLRNDIQPWQLRRAAEYMTHAPNGSLNSVGGIITEPNSFNYVNPRAWLATSHFVLAFFFLVGHFWHAGRARAAAAGFERGIDRTNEPVLSMPNLD